From Desulfuromonas soudanensis, the proteins below share one genomic window:
- the nrfD gene encoding NrfD/PsrC family molybdoenzyme membrane anchor subunit: protein MVHGELWTIKELFVLPNEYIYWSIQIVMYPYMTGLVAGAFVLSSLYHVFNVESLKNIARFALVFSFALLPVAMMPLMLHLQQPLRGVHVLMTPHFTSAISAFGIVFLGYGFIVAAEIWFVYRTYIVRNIVRLREKVDRSAGETLLLTIHKIIALGAYDLSEKAVAADHKAVRLLATIGIPVACFLHGYAGFIFGSVKANALWMTPLMPVIFICSAIVSGIALCILSYAVFMEIRKMIAKRSQPGPGQIAELRSIEKHEVHSTARYLLLFMTLAITLELLDVIFRGYTAVKSWDIIREVIYNKDFVKIFIFQYGIGNVLPFILLLLPRLSTRRACLACLLVLFGVFMMRWNVVIGGQAFSLTFAGFMEYHMPVIPTSMETFKEGLTGAVSVAITPFILFYFLNKIFPAFIRDEKH, encoded by the coding sequence ATGGTGCACGGTGAGCTCTGGACAATCAAAGAACTCTTTGTTCTCCCCAACGAGTACATCTACTGGTCGATCCAAATCGTCATGTACCCCTACATGACCGGCCTGGTCGCCGGCGCCTTCGTCCTCTCCTCCCTCTACCACGTCTTCAACGTCGAGAGCCTGAAGAATATCGCCCGCTTTGCCCTGGTCTTCTCCTTCGCCCTGCTGCCGGTGGCCATGATGCCGCTGATGCTCCATCTCCAGCAGCCCCTTCGCGGGGTTCACGTCCTCATGACCCCCCATTTCACCTCGGCCATCTCGGCCTTCGGCATCGTTTTTCTCGGCTACGGCTTCATTGTGGCCGCCGAGATCTGGTTCGTCTACCGCACCTACATCGTCAGGAACATCGTCCGCCTAAGGGAAAAAGTCGACCGTTCCGCCGGGGAAACGCTGCTTCTGACGATTCACAAGATCATCGCCCTGGGAGCCTATGACCTGAGCGAGAAGGCCGTTGCCGCCGACCACAAGGCCGTTCGCCTCCTGGCGACCATCGGCATCCCTGTCGCCTGCTTTCTCCACGGCTATGCCGGATTCATCTTCGGCTCGGTCAAGGCCAACGCTCTGTGGATGACGCCGCTGATGCCGGTGATCTTCATCTGTTCCGCCATCGTTTCGGGGATCGCCCTGTGCATCCTGAGCTATGCGGTCTTTATGGAAATCCGCAAAATGATCGCCAAACGGAGTCAGCCAGGTCCCGGCCAGATCGCCGAGCTGCGCAGCATCGAGAAACACGAAGTCCATTCGACGGCGCGCTATCTACTTCTCTTCATGACCCTGGCCATCACCCTCGAACTTCTCGACGTCATTTTCCGCGGCTATACGGCGGTCAAGTCGTGGGACATCATTCGCGAGGTCATCTACAACAAGGACTTCGTGAAAATATTCATCTTCCAGTACGGAATCGGCAACGTCCTCCCTTTCATTCTCCTTCTTCTTCCGCGCCTCAGTACCCGCCGGGCCTGCCTCGCCTGCCTCCTCGTCCTCTTCGGGGTCTTCATGATGCGCTGGAACGTCGTCATCGGCGGGCAGGCGTTTTCCCTGACCTTTGCCGGGTTCATGGAATACCATATGCCGGTCATCCCCACCAGCATGGAGACCTTCAAGGAGGGGCTGACGGGAGCCGTCTCCGTAGCCATCACCCCGTTCATCCTTTTCTATTTTCTCAACAAGATCTTCCCCGCCTTCATCAGGGACGAAAAACACTGA
- a CDS encoding NapC/NirT family cytochrome c, which translates to MTLTDVIRSFFKGIARSRVSLIGAMITTVVFPFLLGSIIIDLLGMIENPYFGFAIYMIMGPTFIAGLVMVFLGLFFFKGKEEVRLFTLEYLRNHFTDQVGFNRLRKIIFVGVFLTCVNLFIFGLLGYSGYHYMESVGFCGQFCHTVMNPEHTAYQNSAHSRVTCVECHIGSGAQWFVKSKISGTRQLVAVALDTYPRPIKTPVHGLRPARDTCEECHRPEKFHGDKLVVKEKFLEDEENTQVKTVLLMKIGTAGDRAVSSHGIHWHVAPENSITYRSADYERMTIPEVTLNKADGSQVVYRTSDAEELLAQAEGEVRAMDCIDCHNRPSHVYLPAGKAIDNKILSGEIPVSLPYIKKKAMEVVAPSYASQDEAKTAIAEALNSWYQENYPDLVREQSKDLEDAIRGVQAAYAENVFPEMKIEWGTYTSHIGHDEDLGCFRCHDEEHQSDSGEAISMDCDTCHTILAEEEENPAILKELRGE; encoded by the coding sequence ATGACCCTGACCGATGTCATAAGAAGTTTCTTCAAGGGGATTGCCAGGAGCCGGGTCTCCCTGATCGGCGCCATGATCACCACCGTGGTATTCCCCTTCCTCCTCGGTTCGATCATCATCGATTTGCTCGGTATGATCGAAAACCCCTATTTCGGCTTTGCCATCTACATGATCATGGGGCCGACCTTCATCGCCGGCCTCGTCATGGTCTTTCTCGGCCTCTTTTTCTTCAAAGGCAAAGAGGAGGTTCGACTTTTCACCCTCGAGTACCTGCGCAACCACTTCACCGATCAGGTCGGCTTCAACCGCTTGCGCAAAATCATCTTCGTCGGTGTTTTTCTCACCTGCGTCAACCTCTTCATATTCGGCCTTCTCGGCTACAGCGGCTACCACTACATGGAGTCCGTCGGATTCTGCGGTCAGTTCTGCCACACCGTCATGAACCCTGAGCACACGGCCTATCAGAACTCCGCCCACTCCCGGGTTACCTGCGTCGAATGCCACATCGGCTCCGGCGCCCAGTGGTTCGTCAAGTCGAAAATCTCCGGCACCCGCCAGCTTGTGGCCGTCGCCCTCGATACCTACCCGCGGCCGATCAAGACACCGGTCCACGGTTTGCGCCCGGCCCGCGACACTTGTGAGGAGTGCCACCGCCCGGAGAAGTTCCACGGCGACAAACTGGTGGTCAAGGAAAAATTCCTCGAGGACGAAGAGAACACCCAGGTGAAGACGGTGCTGCTGATGAAAATCGGAACAGCCGGCGACCGGGCCGTGAGCTCTCACGGCATTCACTGGCACGTCGCGCCGGAAAACAGCATCACCTACCGTTCGGCGGACTACGAACGCATGACCATTCCCGAAGTCACCCTGAACAAGGCGGACGGCTCCCAGGTCGTCTACCGCACTTCTGACGCCGAGGAGCTTCTGGCCCAGGCTGAAGGGGAGGTGCGGGCCATGGACTGCATCGACTGCCACAACCGCCCGTCCCACGTCTATCTCCCCGCCGGCAAGGCAATCGACAACAAAATCCTCTCCGGAGAGATCCCGGTGAGCCTCCCCTATATCAAGAAAAAAGCGATGGAGGTGGTTGCTCCCTCCTACGCCAGTCAGGACGAAGCCAAAACCGCCATCGCCGAGGCGCTCAACAGCTGGTACCAGGAGAACTACCCGGACCTGGTCCGCGAACAGAGCAAGGATCTCGAGGATGCCATCCGCGGCGTGCAGGCTGCTTATGCAGAAAATGTCTTCCCGGAAATGAAGATCGAGTGGGGGACATACACCAGCCATATCGGCCATGATGAGGACCTCGGCTGCTTCCGGTGCCACGACGAGGAGCACCAGTCCGACTCGGGGGAAGCGATTTCCATGGACTGCGACACCTGTCACACCATCCTCGCCGAGGAGGAGGAAAATCCGGCCATCCTGAAGGAACTTCGGGGGGAATAA
- a CDS encoding 4Fe-4S dicluster domain-containing protein, which produces MKRREFLKTSLMFVSGASVSLGALEFFDVREVLAAHPEVRWGFLVDTYKCVGCGFCVKACKTENEIPFEANVTRTWVERYVTLNDGRVLADSPKGARDGFTTSKIDRASEGFEDVPQDEISQAFFVPKLCNQCDNPPCVQVCPVGATYQADDGVVLVDRKWCIGCGYCIMGCPYGARFFNPVTHVADKCNFCYHRITKGLNTACAQACPFGARQVGNLKDPDDPITKILLTQRVGILKDEFGTKPQVLYIGLNKEVR; this is translated from the coding sequence ATGAAGCGACGCGAGTTTCTGAAAACCTCGCTGATGTTCGTCTCCGGGGCCTCCGTGTCACTGGGTGCGCTGGAATTTTTCGACGTCCGCGAGGTCCTGGCCGCACACCCCGAGGTTCGCTGGGGATTTTTGGTCGACACCTACAAATGCGTCGGTTGCGGGTTCTGCGTGAAGGCGTGCAAGACGGAAAACGAAATCCCCTTCGAGGCCAACGTCACCCGCACCTGGGTGGAACGCTACGTCACCCTCAATGACGGCAGGGTTCTGGCCGACTCTCCCAAGGGGGCCCGCGACGGATTCACGACCAGCAAGATCGATCGTGCCTCGGAAGGATTCGAGGATGTTCCCCAGGATGAAATTTCCCAGGCCTTCTTCGTCCCCAAACTCTGCAACCAGTGCGACAATCCCCCTTGCGTTCAAGTCTGCCCGGTGGGCGCCACCTACCAGGCCGACGACGGGGTGGTCCTTGTCGACAGGAAGTGGTGTATAGGCTGCGGCTACTGCATCATGGGGTGCCCCTACGGAGCGCGCTTCTTTAATCCCGTTACCCACGTCGCCGACAAATGCAACTTCTGCTACCACCGCATCACCAAGGGTCTCAACACCGCCTGCGCCCAGGCCTGTCCCTTCGGCGCACGCCAGGTCGGCAACCTGAAGGACCCCGACGACCCCATCACCAAAATTCTCCTCACCCAGCGCGTCGGAATTCTCAAGGATGAGTTCGGTACCAAGCCGCAGGTCCTCTACATCGGCCTGAACAAGGAGGTGAGATAG
- a CDS encoding YtxH domain-containing protein, whose protein sequence is MADNGNNGTVGAMMLVAGGVIGAGLALLFAPQSGRRTRKQISRYGKKVRNETEEMIRDTADSITAAVDDVGDRTSEMLERGSEVAESWRRHLIDSIERGQKNLEQQRKKLNQLWE, encoded by the coding sequence ATGGCGGACAATGGTAATAACGGCACGGTGGGGGCAATGATGCTCGTGGCCGGCGGAGTCATCGGGGCCGGTCTCGCACTTCTCTTCGCACCCCAGTCGGGGAGGCGCACCCGCAAACAGATAAGCCGTTACGGGAAAAAGGTTCGGAACGAAACAGAGGAAATGATCCGCGATACCGCCGATTCCATCACTGCGGCAGTCGATGACGTCGGCGACCGCACCTCCGAAATGCTCGAACGCGGCAGCGAGGTGGCCGAATCCTGGCGCCGCCATCTCATCGACTCTATCGAACGGGGACAAAAAAACCTCGAGCAGCAGCGGAAAAAATTGAACCAGCTCTGGGAATAA
- a CDS encoding ATP synthase subunit I, which produces MRTARTVSDRDDHLLGEIARRNWIILAVLTLASLPWRSAAVTLGILGGGLVAIGGYYWLHRSLRQLLEIPQAGGGRKFRFGYIIRLGSLAVALLLLITVVKVHPVGLAAGLSVVVINILWTTIKRSY; this is translated from the coding sequence ATGAGAACAGCAAGAACGGTGAGTGACCGGGACGACCATCTGCTGGGAGAAATCGCCCGGCGCAACTGGATCATTCTCGCCGTTCTGACCCTGGCCTCCCTCCCCTGGCGTTCAGCCGCGGTCACCCTCGGCATCCTCGGAGGGGGACTGGTGGCCATCGGCGGCTATTACTGGCTGCACCGGTCCCTGCGGCAGCTTCTGGAGATCCCGCAGGCAGGGGGAGGCCGAAAGTTTCGCTTCGGTTACATTATTCGACTCGGCAGCCTGGCCGTGGCCCTGCTGCTCCTTATCACGGTGGTCAAGGTCCATCCTGTCGGGCTGGCGGCAGGGCTCTCGGTTGTTGTCATCAACATTCTCTGGACCACCATAAAGCGATCGTATTGA
- the atpE gene encoding ATP synthase F0 subunit C: MEFFAWCMIAAGFGMAIGSFGTGLGQGLAIKAAVEGVARNPGASGKILTTMMIGLAMIESLAIYVFVVAMIILFANPFTAQVMELAGK; encoded by the coding sequence ATGGAATTTTTTGCATGGTGTATGATCGCTGCCGGTTTCGGCATGGCCATCGGTTCTTTCGGTACCGGTCTCGGCCAGGGGCTCGCTATTAAAGCCGCCGTCGAGGGCGTGGCCCGTAATCCCGGTGCCAGCGGTAAAATCCTGACCACGATGATGATCGGTCTGGCGATGATCGAGTCTCTGGCCATCTACGTCTTCGTTGTGGCCATGATCATCCTGTTCGCCAACCCCTTCACCGCCCAGGTGATGGAATTGGCCGGCAAGTAA
- a CDS encoding cytochrome c3 family protein, with amino-acid sequence MVIGIVILILLARIIYVPKDFGTQERGYMYSYHRAGNEEEWKNFPVKYRGSDSCLECHEEKGTALKMTLHGLIPCENCHGAALDHPENPEKLAIDRSRELCLRCHAELFMPSSGRNSIPGIDDGEHNPGLECTECHNPHNPNLEEM; translated from the coding sequence GTGGTAATCGGGATCGTGATCCTCATTTTACTGGCGAGGATCATCTATGTACCGAAAGATTTCGGAACACAGGAACGGGGCTACATGTACAGCTATCATCGGGCGGGCAATGAGGAGGAATGGAAAAATTTTCCGGTCAAATACCGGGGAAGCGACAGTTGCCTGGAATGCCATGAAGAAAAGGGGACTGCTCTCAAGATGACACTGCACGGCTTGATCCCCTGCGAAAACTGCCACGGAGCGGCCCTCGATCACCCGGAGAACCCGGAAAAGCTGGCCATCGACCGCAGCCGGGAACTTTGCCTTCGCTGCCATGCCGAGCTCTTCATGCCGTCGAGTGGCCGGAACAGCATCCCCGGGATCGATGACGGTGAACACAATCCCGGCCTGGAATGTACCGAATGTCACAACCCCCACAACCCGAACCTGGAGGAGATGTGA
- a CDS encoding cytochrome c3 family protein: MLKNLLRLLTLVCLVSFLTPAAQAAESMGIAPETCLECHDDVVSASDFSNSVHAANACTSCHVEITDLDKHSDGELIPGPVKCVRCHKKETAEHYSSVHMLNDITCAACHDDIHTLTPWKGDKRKVVDKCVQCHDAEEVYRNSSHGKALAEGNQDSAACNDCHNLHEINALGDPDSHANREFHTKVCMTCHSNEEMMARNGVFNVAVKTYMESYHGKNYSLGFPDKTAGCADCHTAHSVLPESDPQSSVNPANLVTTCAQCHPGSTPAFVQYYPHGEYTDRENYPLLYWTFIAMTGLLVGTFGVFWIHSLLWMFRGFVENREKLKAHHEGRLHPVVTEGHKQYRRFQRRHVLLHMTVIISFLGLSLTGLPLKFASQQWAHMLMDFWGGTYNAGLIHRACAVLTFFYFAGALLLSLDFLVLRKDIKGNFLQRLFGPDSLCPNFRDIRDITAMVRWFFFRGPKPTFERWTYWEKFDFLAVFWGMFAIGGSGLMLWFPEFFGALLPGWAFNIATIIHSDEALLATGFIFTVHFFNTHGRPEKFPMDFVIFNGQIAKEEFIEERGDQWKRYEKEGMPEEVIATKVSGVAYDFFFKGFGFLALFTGLGCLALMIFAFLTGSH, encoded by the coding sequence ATGCTGAAAAACCTGTTGCGCTTGTTGACCCTGGTCTGTCTGGTGTCATTTCTGACCCCGGCGGCGCAGGCTGCCGAATCCATGGGGATTGCCCCGGAAACCTGCCTGGAATGCCACGACGATGTGGTCTCCGCCAGCGATTTCTCCAACTCCGTTCATGCGGCCAATGCCTGCACAAGCTGTCATGTGGAGATCACCGATCTCGACAAACACTCCGACGGCGAATTGATCCCCGGACCGGTCAAGTGCGTCCGTTGCCACAAGAAGGAAACAGCGGAGCACTATTCGAGCGTCCACATGCTCAACGACATCACCTGCGCCGCCTGCCACGACGACATTCACACCCTGACCCCCTGGAAGGGCGACAAGCGCAAGGTGGTGGACAAGTGCGTACAGTGCCACGACGCCGAAGAAGTCTACCGCAATTCTTCCCACGGCAAGGCGCTGGCCGAGGGGAACCAGGACTCGGCGGCCTGCAACGACTGCCATAACCTTCATGAAATCAACGCCCTTGGCGACCCCGACTCCCATGCCAACCGGGAATTCCACACCAAGGTCTGCATGACCTGCCACAGCAACGAAGAGATGATGGCACGCAACGGCGTCTTCAACGTCGCCGTCAAGACCTACATGGAAAGCTACCACGGCAAGAATTACAGCCTCGGCTTCCCCGACAAAACCGCAGGTTGTGCCGACTGTCATACGGCCCATTCGGTTCTTCCCGAAAGCGATCCTCAGTCGAGCGTCAATCCCGCCAATCTCGTCACCACCTGTGCCCAGTGCCACCCCGGATCCACCCCTGCCTTTGTTCAATACTACCCCCACGGCGAATACACCGACCGCGAGAATTATCCGCTCCTCTACTGGACTTTCATTGCTATGACTGGCCTGCTGGTCGGCACCTTTGGGGTCTTCTGGATCCACTCCCTGCTCTGGATGTTCCGCGGCTTCGTCGAAAACCGTGAAAAGCTCAAAGCGCACCATGAAGGGCGCCTCCATCCGGTCGTCACCGAGGGTCACAAGCAATACCGCCGCTTCCAGAGGCGCCACGTTCTCCTCCACATGACCGTCATCATCAGTTTCCTTGGCCTCTCTCTCACCGGACTCCCTCTGAAATTCGCCAGCCAGCAGTGGGCCCATATGCTGATGGATTTCTGGGGCGGAACCTACAACGCCGGCCTGATTCACCGGGCCTGTGCCGTTCTGACCTTCTTCTACTTCGCCGGAGCGCTCCTCCTTAGCCTTGACTTTCTCGTCCTCCGCAAGGACATCAAAGGGAACTTCCTGCAGCGGCTCTTCGGACCCGACTCGCTGTGCCCGAACTTCCGCGACATCCGCGACATCACCGCCATGGTCCGCTGGTTCTTTTTCCGCGGTCCGAAACCGACCTTCGAGCGCTGGACCTACTGGGAGAAATTCGACTTTCTCGCGGTCTTCTGGGGTATGTTCGCCATCGGCGGCTCGGGCCTGATGCTCTGGTTCCCCGAGTTCTTCGGCGCCCTCCTCCCCGGCTGGGCCTTCAACATCGCCACAATCATCCATTCGGACGAAGCGCTGCTGGCCACCGGTTTCATCTTCACCGTGCATTTTTTCAACACCCACGGCCGTCCGGAGAAATTCCCCATGGATTTCGTTATCTTCAATGGCCAGATCGCCAAGGAGGAATTCATCGAGGAGCGAGGCGACCAGTGGAAACGTTATGAAAAGGAAGGGATGCCCGAAGAAGTCATCGCCACCAAGGTCAGCGGGGTCGCCTATGACTTCTTCTTCAAGGGTTTCGGCTTCCTGGCTCTCTTCACCGGCCTCGGCTGTCTGGCCCTGATGATCTTTGCCTTCCTCACCGGATCCCACTGA
- a CDS encoding AtpZ/AtpI family protein, with protein MSSVGISMVASTFIGLAMGYYLDRWLGSSPWCTLIFLGFGIVSGFRNIYILTERELKRQQDENSKNGE; from the coding sequence ATGTCCAGCGTCGGGATCTCCATGGTCGCCTCGACCTTCATCGGTCTGGCCATGGGATATTACCTCGACCGCTGGCTGGGAAGCAGCCCCTGGTGTACCCTGATCTTTCTCGGGTTCGGCATCGTCTCGGGGTTTCGCAATATTTATATTCTGACCGAGCGCGAACTGAAGCGCCAGCAGGATGAGAACAGCAAGAACGGTGAGTGA
- a CDS encoding beta-ketoacyl-ACP synthase III, with protein MNKKPHAMILGTGRALPEKILTNADLEKIVATSDSWIFERTGIRERRVAEPGVPLSVLAVGAARAALEDAGIAATEIDLIVLGTVTGDMKFPATACLVQEQLGATNAAAFDISAACSGFLYGLQIAAALMASAGYRHALVIGGEVLTSMVNWEDRDTCVLFGDGAGAVVLGPSDGRRGLVHGVLGSNGAFSQLLYNPGCGSLNPPTVANVAEKLHTIRMEGREVFRHAVTSMTTALQRALDEAGLTAGDLDLLIPHQANMRIIEAVTKRFGVVTEKVYVNVERYGNTSAASIPIALDEALRGGRIKSGDTVGLVTFGAGFTWAAAILRF; from the coding sequence ATGAACAAGAAACCGCATGCCATGATCCTCGGGACAGGCCGAGCCCTCCCGGAAAAAATACTCACCAATGCCGATCTTGAAAAGATCGTTGCAACCTCGGACAGCTGGATCTTCGAACGCACCGGAATCCGGGAACGAAGGGTCGCCGAACCGGGGGTTCCCCTTTCGGTGCTGGCCGTGGGCGCGGCCCGGGCGGCCCTGGAAGACGCCGGAATCGCGGCGACCGAAATCGATTTGATCGTTCTCGGCACCGTGACCGGCGACATGAAATTTCCGGCGACCGCCTGCCTGGTTCAGGAACAGCTCGGCGCCACTAATGCGGCAGCCTTCGATATTTCCGCCGCCTGTTCCGGCTTTCTCTACGGATTGCAGATCGCCGCGGCCCTGATGGCCAGCGCCGGTTACCGACATGCTTTGGTGATCGGCGGCGAGGTCTTGACTTCGATGGTCAATTGGGAGGACCGCGATACCTGCGTCCTCTTCGGTGACGGGGCAGGCGCCGTCGTTCTCGGCCCCTCCGATGGCCGGCGCGGCCTCGTGCACGGTGTCCTCGGCAGCAACGGGGCTTTCAGCCAACTCCTCTACAATCCGGGGTGCGGAAGCCTCAATCCCCCCACGGTCGCCAATGTGGCCGAAAAGCTTCATACCATCCGCATGGAGGGACGTGAAGTCTTCCGTCACGCCGTGACGTCCATGACAACCGCCCTGCAACGGGCTCTGGACGAGGCCGGTCTCACCGCCGGCGACCTCGACCTGCTGATTCCCCACCAGGCCAACATGCGGATCATCGAGGCCGTCACCAAGCGCTTTGGTGTGGTGACGGAGAAGGTTTATGTCAATGTTGAACGGTACGGCAACACCTCAGCGGCTTCGATTCCCATCGCCCTTGACGAAGCCCTCCGAGGCGGGCGCATCAAGTCCGGAGATACCGTCGGACTGGTCACCTTCGGCGCCGGCTTCACCTGGGCAGCCGCCATCCTCCGTTTCTGA
- the atpB gene encoding F0F1 ATP synthase subunit A, protein MTHPFLLLEWLAHKLHLESLIENPDSLKAVIYTWLVMLVLIAIAFLASRAIKVVPTGTQNFMEVVVGGIENLIDETMGPKGKTYFPLIATFALFILVSNLVGLVPGFYPPTANLNTNFALALTVFAMTHIIGFKEHGLSYLKHFMGPILVLAPLMFIIEIIGHLARPLSLSLRLFGNMYGHEIVLMIFFALVPFLLPVPMMLMGVLVACIQTFVFSLLAMIYIAGALEEAH, encoded by the coding sequence ATGACCCACCCTTTTCTCTTGCTTGAGTGGCTCGCCCACAAGCTGCATCTCGAAAGTCTGATCGAGAACCCTGACAGCCTCAAGGCGGTTATTTATACTTGGCTGGTCATGCTGGTCCTCATTGCCATCGCCTTCCTGGCCTCCCGGGCGATCAAGGTCGTTCCCACCGGCACCCAGAACTTCATGGAAGTCGTGGTCGGCGGCATCGAGAATCTCATCGACGAAACGATGGGCCCCAAGGGGAAGACGTACTTTCCTCTGATTGCCACCTTCGCCCTCTTTATCCTGGTGTCCAACCTGGTGGGACTGGTCCCCGGCTTCTACCCACCGACCGCCAACCTCAACACCAACTTCGCCCTGGCTCTGACCGTCTTCGCCATGACTCACATCATCGGGTTCAAGGAACACGGCCTCAGCTATCTGAAACACTTCATGGGACCGATCCTGGTGCTGGCCCCCCTGATGTTCATCATCGAGATCATCGGCCACCTGGCGCGCCCCCTCTCCCTGTCGCTGCGTCTCTTCGGCAACATGTACGGCCATGAAATCGTCCTGATGATCTTCTTTGCCCTGGTCCCTTTTCTGCTGCCGGTGCCGATGATGCTCATGGGGGTGCTGGTCGCCTGCATCCAGACCTTTGTCTTCAGTCTGCTGGCCATGATTTACATCGCCGGCGCCCTCGAGGAAGCTCACTGA
- a CDS encoding DUF2339 domain-containing protein, translating into MARLEEDVRQLKERLAFLGEVRPAAAPPPPHRLPSAEEEDTSEEILSWVGEKALLPRIATLCFLLVVALALRTVTDGGLLDSQVGAVLGMVYACALMGAGDYSYRRGSPLAPVFTVCGTLLLCSVVVETHAHFDALPTAPAYLILGLAGGGAAAIGFLHRIALPVFVGTLGMTLSALAIDYPHPNFASLSLILLGANLLGTFATRLERCSWLRWIILVLTLLVLQVWGIKLEFFLNRQTSPAIPADMIGYLPLLAVFSMVYLGSAFLGILKGAQGRVARFDVALPAIAVSSIFLMTRNVFSAGLGSETALGWAGVAVALLLGALAVALGSRFLVGAPGTNAFTTAAAILFALAVPLVFGQLLAALPLLSAGALGIFWLGGRWQSGGVRVTSYLLQIYACGALVFELRRIEAPALSWMGLGAAAVVVFCGVWHYRCARRHAPPEKSAFFSGIDPEDRSAILLLLAALSGGFFALRVVIFLAMKVLGIDDPGAFTCYQSVLVNLSAIGLMLAAFLRGSKELRSVAILLMVIGGGKVLFGDMISTRGLPLVISVFSFGLAAAIESLLLGRWPRSENTISGREMKET; encoded by the coding sequence GTGGCTCGGCTCGAGGAAGATGTGCGCCAGCTGAAGGAACGCCTGGCATTTTTGGGGGAAGTCCGGCCGGCTGCCGCTCCCCCGCCCCCCCATCGCCTCCCCTCCGCAGAAGAGGAGGATACTTCGGAGGAGATCCTCTCCTGGGTCGGTGAAAAGGCCCTGCTGCCGCGCATTGCCACCCTCTGTTTTCTGCTGGTGGTCGCTCTGGCTCTACGCACAGTGACCGATGGCGGACTCTTGGATAGCCAGGTCGGCGCCGTGCTTGGAATGGTGTACGCCTGTGCCTTGATGGGTGCCGGAGACTACAGTTATCGCCGGGGGAGTCCGCTGGCCCCGGTATTCACCGTCTGCGGAACCCTCCTTCTGTGCAGTGTCGTGGTCGAAACCCACGCCCATTTCGATGCTCTGCCCACGGCTCCTGCCTACCTGATTCTCGGGCTGGCCGGAGGTGGGGCTGCAGCGATCGGCTTTCTCCATCGCATTGCTCTTCCGGTCTTTGTCGGGACCCTGGGAATGACCCTGTCGGCACTGGCCATCGATTACCCCCATCCGAATTTTGCCAGCCTATCCCTGATCCTGCTTGGAGCCAATTTGCTCGGGACCTTTGCGACAAGGCTCGAGCGCTGTTCATGGCTGCGCTGGATCATTCTGGTACTGACGCTGCTGGTGCTCCAGGTCTGGGGGATTAAGTTGGAATTCTTCCTGAATCGGCAGACGTCGCCAGCGATCCCAGCGGATATGATCGGATATTTGCCGCTGCTCGCTGTTTTTTCCATGGTCTATCTCGGCTCGGCATTTTTGGGCATTCTCAAGGGCGCCCAGGGGCGGGTGGCCCGATTCGACGTGGCTTTGCCGGCGATCGCGGTGAGTTCGATCTTTTTAATGACCCGGAATGTCTTTAGCGCCGGGCTGGGGAGCGAGACGGCACTCGGTTGGGCAGGGGTCGCTGTCGCCTTGCTCCTGGGCGCCCTTGCCGTCGCCCTCGGATCCCGTTTTCTTGTCGGGGCTCCGGGAACCAATGCCTTTACTACGGCGGCCGCCATCCTTTTTGCCTTGGCCGTCCCCCTGGTATTTGGTCAACTCCTGGCGGCCCTACCCCTGTTGTCTGCTGGGGCTCTCGGGATCTTCTGGCTGGGCGGACGTTGGCAGAGCGGCGGCGTGAGGGTGACATCCTATCTGTTGCAGATCTATGCCTGCGGCGCCCTGGTTTTCGAATTGCGGAGGATCGAGGCCCCGGCGCTGTCGTGGATGGGCCTGGGCGCTGCGGCTGTCGTTGTCTTTTGCGGTGTCTGGCATTATCGCTGTGCGCGGCGCCATGCGCCCCCGGAGAAATCGGCCTTTTTTTCCGGAATTGATCCGGAGGACCGTAGCGCCATTCTCCTGCTTCTTGCGGCTCTGTCCGGAGGCTTTTTTGCCCTGCGGGTGGTGATTTTTCTGGCAATGAAAGTCCTCGGAATCGATGATCCCGGGGCCTTCACCTGCTACCAGAGTGTCCTCGTCAATCTTTCGGCCATCGGTCTGATGCTGGCTGCGTTTCTGCGCGGCAGCAAGGAACTGCGAAGCGTGGCCATTCTCCTGATGGTGATCGGTGGCGGCAAGGTCCTTTTCGGCGACATGATCTCGACGCGAGGGCTCCCCCTGGTGATCAGCGTCTTCTCCTTCGGTCTGGCCGCGGCGATCGAGTCGTTGCTTCTCGGGCGATGGCCGCGGTCCGAAAATACGATATCGGGCAGGGAAATGAAAGAAACCTGA